Proteins found in one Bacillus subtilis subsp. subtilis str. 168 genomic segment:
- the yyaJ gene encoding putative transporter (Evidence 3: Putative function from multiple computational evidences; PubMedId: 15849754, 16850406, 9529885, 19087206, 22720735; Product type t : transporter) yields the protein MNTIFKQKNTHPFSNAANRLDRLPISRVHFQVLTALGIVYFFDLADLFTLSNVAPALIEHWGIPLSTIANVTAASFLGMFLGASLGGRLSDRIGRKKALNLFVFVFSIASLCNAAAWDIPSLMTFRFLTGFGVAAAMVITNSYLAEFFPSSVRGKYISFCAMIGLIGVPITNIVSAFVIPLGSWGWRLVFVWGAVGLIYFFFIHRLEESPRWHENRGEYAKADAILTRIEEQVEKEKGPLPAASQPKVSETVKQNAGYAGLLKGRNLKITIVLSAVWIFETFGFYGFASWVPSLLKSNGVTMENTLWYNVLHSVGAPLGALLGSMISERFQRKWILAASAFLTAIAGLLYGMTFIPIMIIVFGFIVNITERVFTSNLYAYTSEPYPTEYRSSGSGLAYGLGRFSNIFGSLLVGFIAVQLGYISVFLFIGGCWLACSLLLIFFGPNTNAKQI from the coding sequence ATGAATACGATCTTCAAACAAAAGAATACACATCCTTTCTCAAACGCAGCGAATCGTTTAGACCGCCTTCCGATTTCACGCGTTCATTTCCAAGTGTTAACCGCTCTCGGCATTGTTTATTTCTTTGATCTCGCAGATTTATTTACCCTCAGCAACGTAGCGCCGGCACTGATCGAGCATTGGGGCATCCCGCTTTCAACTATTGCTAACGTAACGGCCGCTTCGTTTTTAGGCATGTTTTTAGGCGCTTCACTGGGCGGACGGCTGTCCGATCGAATCGGCCGCAAAAAAGCCTTAAATCTATTTGTCTTTGTTTTCTCAATCGCATCGCTATGCAATGCTGCGGCATGGGACATTCCATCTTTAATGACATTCCGTTTCCTCACCGGATTTGGCGTTGCAGCCGCCATGGTCATTACGAATAGCTATTTGGCGGAATTTTTCCCTTCAAGTGTACGTGGAAAATATATTTCTTTTTGTGCCATGATTGGATTGATTGGGGTTCCGATCACCAACATTGTGTCTGCCTTTGTCATTCCTCTTGGTTCATGGGGATGGAGGCTAGTATTTGTATGGGGTGCCGTCGGCCTTATTTATTTTTTCTTCATCCACCGTCTGGAAGAGTCACCTCGCTGGCACGAAAATCGCGGGGAATATGCGAAAGCCGATGCGATCCTCACCCGAATTGAAGAACAGGTTGAAAAGGAGAAAGGCCCGCTTCCGGCAGCATCCCAGCCTAAAGTAAGCGAAACTGTTAAGCAGAATGCAGGTTACGCAGGCTTATTGAAAGGCAGAAACCTCAAAATTACCATCGTATTATCTGCTGTATGGATTTTTGAAACGTTTGGGTTTTACGGATTTGCTTCATGGGTTCCAAGCCTGCTAAAAAGCAATGGCGTAACCATGGAAAATACATTATGGTATAACGTATTGCATTCCGTCGGCGCTCCACTTGGCGCACTGCTCGGCTCCATGATTTCCGAAAGATTTCAAAGAAAATGGATTTTAGCTGCGAGTGCGTTTCTGACGGCCATCGCCGGGCTCTTATATGGTATGACTTTTATTCCCATCATGATCATTGTATTTGGTTTTATCGTGAATATCACAGAACGGGTCTTTACCTCGAACTTATACGCCTATACATCTGAACCTTATCCGACTGAATACCGCTCGTCTGGCAGCGGTTTAGCCTATGGTCTTGGCCGTTTTTCAAACATTTTTGGCTCATTGCTTGTCGGATTTATTGCCGTTCAGCTCGGCTATATCAGCGTCTTCTTATTTATTGGGGGCTGTTGGCTCGCATGCTCCTTGCTGTTAATCTTCTTCGGTCCTAATACGAATGCAAAACAGATTTAA
- the maa gene encoding maltose O-acetyltransferase (Evidence 2a: Function from experimental evidences in other organisms; PubMedId: 12731863, 12793527, 19087206, 22226636, 22720735; Product type e: enzyme) produces MLRTEKEKMAAGELYNSEDQQLLLERKHARQLIRQYNETPEDDAVRTKLLKELLGSVGDQVTILPTFRCDYGYHIHIGDHTFVNFDCVILDVCEVRIGCHCLIAPGVHIYTAGHPLDPIERKSGKEFGKPVTIGDQVWIGGRAVINPGVTIGDNAVIASGSVVTKDVPANTVVGGNPARILKQL; encoded by the coding sequence ATGCTGAGGACAGAAAAAGAAAAAATGGCAGCCGGAGAATTATACAATTCGGAAGATCAACAACTATTACTAGAACGCAAGCATGCGAGACAGCTGATTAGACAATACAACGAAACACCGGAAGATGATGCAGTGCGGACGAAGCTTTTGAAGGAGCTGCTCGGTTCGGTTGGGGATCAAGTCACGATTTTGCCGACATTCCGCTGTGATTATGGCTATCACATTCATATCGGAGATCATACATTTGTTAATTTTGACTGTGTCATTTTAGATGTGTGTGAGGTGCGTATCGGCTGTCATTGTTTGATTGCGCCAGGTGTACATATCTACACGGCCGGTCATCCTCTTGATCCGATCGAAAGGAAATCCGGGAAGGAGTTCGGTAAGCCTGTGACAATTGGAGATCAAGTTTGGATTGGAGGCCGGGCGGTGATTAACCCGGGAGTGACAATCGGTGATAACGCAGTGATTGCTTCTGGATCTGTTGTCACTAAGGATGTACCCGCTAATACTGTTGTAGGCGGAAACCCCGCAAGGATTTTGAAGCAATTGTAA
- the yyaH gene encoding putative C-S lyase (Evidence 3: Putative function from multiple computational evidences; PubMedId: 19087206; Product type e: enzyme) encodes MQIEHTAVWVNDLERMKSFYESYFNGEANDLYHNEKKDFKSYFITFDSGARLEIMKKGNVTDPPSQTMTGWAHIAFSVGSREKVDELTDRLKADGFAVVNGPRTTGDGYYESVIEDDEGNLIEITI; translated from the coding sequence ATGCAGATTGAACATACAGCGGTCTGGGTCAATGATTTAGAGCGAATGAAGTCTTTTTATGAATCGTATTTTAATGGCGAAGCGAATGATTTGTATCATAATGAGAAAAAAGATTTTAAGTCTTATTTTATTACGTTTGATTCCGGAGCAAGGCTGGAAATTATGAAAAAAGGGAATGTGACCGATCCGCCCTCACAAACAATGACAGGCTGGGCACATATTGCCTTTTCCGTTGGGAGCCGGGAGAAAGTTGACGAACTGACTGATCGATTGAAGGCGGATGGTTTCGCAGTAGTAAACGGCCCGAGGACAACAGGAGACGGCTACTATGAAAGCGTGATTGAGGATGATGAAGGAAATTTGATCGAGATTACAATCTGA
- the ccpB gene encoding transcriptional repressor of carbon supply (LacI family) (Evidence 1a: Function from experimental evidences in the studied strain; PubMedId: 9457849, 9642180, 16267306; Product type r: regulator), with amino-acid sequence MANIKEIARLANVSVSTVSRVLNHHPYVSEEKRKLVHQVMKELDYTPNRTAIDLIRGKTHTVGVILPYSDHPCFDKIVNGITKAAFQHEYATTLLPTNYNPDIEIKYLELLRTKKIDGLIITSRANHWDSILAYQEYGPVIACEDTGDIDVPCAFNDRKTAYAESFRYLKSRGHENIAFTCVREADRSPSTADKAAAYKAVCGRLEDRHMLSGCNDMNDGELAAEHFYMSGRVPTAIYANSDEVAAGIHLFAKKNNWDVEIIGEGNTSISRVLGFPSLDLNLEQLGIAAFSLFLQDEPADIKIQHKFKKKA; translated from the coding sequence ATGGCAAATATAAAAGAGATCGCAAGACTGGCAAATGTATCTGTTTCGACTGTCTCGCGTGTATTGAATCATCATCCGTATGTATCTGAAGAAAAGAGAAAGCTTGTTCATCAAGTCATGAAGGAATTGGATTATACACCAAATCGAACCGCAATCGATCTCATTCGCGGGAAAACCCATACGGTCGGTGTGATTCTGCCTTATAGCGATCATCCCTGCTTTGATAAAATCGTTAACGGAATCACCAAGGCGGCTTTTCAGCATGAGTATGCAACGACCCTTCTCCCCACCAATTATAACCCCGATATTGAAATCAAATATTTAGAGCTGTTAAGAACGAAGAAAATAGACGGTCTCATCATTACTTCCCGCGCCAATCATTGGGACAGCATTTTAGCTTATCAGGAATATGGGCCGGTCATCGCTTGTGAGGATACCGGAGACATTGATGTCCCTTGTGCTTTTAATGACAGAAAAACTGCTTATGCAGAGAGCTTTCGCTATTTAAAGAGCCGCGGGCATGAGAATATTGCTTTTACGTGTGTCAGAGAAGCTGATAGGAGCCCGAGCACGGCTGATAAAGCTGCGGCCTATAAAGCTGTCTGCGGAAGGTTGGAAGACCGCCATATGCTGTCCGGATGCAACGATATGAATGATGGTGAGCTGGCAGCTGAACATTTTTATATGAGCGGGCGGGTTCCGACTGCTATTTATGCAAATAGTGATGAAGTGGCAGCTGGAATTCATCTATTTGCCAAAAAGAATAATTGGGATGTTGAAATCATAGGCGAGGGAAATACTTCTATCAGCCGTGTTCTTGGTTTTCCGTCGCTTGATTTGAATCTTGAGCAGCTCGGCATCGCAGCATTTTCTCTATTTTTGCAGGATGAACCCGCTGATATCAAAATTCAGCATAAATTTAAGAAAAAAGCTTGA
- the exoA gene encoding apurinic/apyrimidinic endonuclease (Evidence 1a: Function from experimental evidences in the studied strain; PubMedId: 10540738, 16237020, 18203828, 21441501, 24244006, 24914186; Product type e : enzyme) has translation MKLISWNVNGLRAVMRKMDFLSYLKEEDADIICLQETKIQDGQVDLQPEDYHVYWNYAVKKGYSGTAVFSKQEPLQVIYGIGVEEHDQEGRVITLEFENVFVMTVYTPNSRRGLERIDYRMQWEEALLSYILELDQKKPVILCGDLNVAHQEIDLKNPKANRNNAGFSDQEREAFTRFLEAGFVDSFRHVYPDLEGAYSWWSYRAGARDRNIGWRIDYFVVSESLKEQIEDASISADVMGSDHCPVELIINI, from the coding sequence ATGAAGTTGATTTCATGGAATGTAAACGGCCTGCGGGCTGTGATGAGAAAAATGGATTTCCTCTCTTATTTGAAAGAAGAGGATGCAGATATTATATGTCTTCAGGAAACGAAGATACAGGACGGCCAGGTTGATCTCCAGCCTGAAGACTATCATGTGTACTGGAATTATGCAGTGAAAAAAGGATATTCCGGCACAGCTGTTTTTTCTAAGCAAGAACCGCTGCAGGTCATCTACGGTATCGGAGTAGAAGAGCATGACCAAGAAGGCAGAGTGATTACGCTGGAATTTGAAAACGTGTTTGTGATGACTGTTTACACGCCCAATTCCAGAAGGGGATTAGAGCGGATTGATTACCGCATGCAATGGGAAGAGGCTTTACTGTCTTATATTCTTGAATTGGATCAGAAAAAACCAGTGATTTTATGCGGTGATTTGAATGTAGCCCATCAGGAGATTGACTTGAAAAATCCAAAGGCGAACCGGAATAACGCTGGATTTTCAGATCAAGAAAGAGAGGCATTCACTCGTTTCTTAGAAGCTGGCTTTGTTGATTCTTTTCGTCATGTTTATCCTGATCTTGAAGGCGCTTATTCCTGGTGGTCGTATCGTGCCGGCGCCCGGGACAGAAATATTGGATGGCGGATTGATTATTTTGTTGTTTCTGAAAGCCTTAAGGAACAGATTGAAGATGCCAGCATATCAGCGGACGTCATGGGTTCCGACCATTGTCCTGTTGAACTTATCATCAATATATGA
- the rpsR gene encoding ribosomal protein S18 (Evidence 1a: Function from experimental evidences in the studied strain; PubMedId: 12682299, 14762004, 22720735, 24310371; Product type s: structure), with product MAGGRRGGRAKRRKVCYFTSNGITHIDYKDVDLLKKFVSERGKILPRRVTGTNAKYQRKLTAAIKRARQMALLPYVSGE from the coding sequence ATGGCAGGAGGACGCAGAGGCGGTCGTGCGAAACGCCGTAAAGTGTGTTATTTCACTTCTAACGGTATCACGCACATCGACTACAAAGATGTAGATCTTCTTAAAAAGTTTGTTTCTGAGCGCGGTAAAATTTTACCACGTCGTGTAACTGGAACAAACGCTAAATACCAACGTAAATTGACTGCAGCGATCAAACGCGCACGTCAAATGGCTTTACTTCCATACGTAAGCGGTGAGTAA
- the ssbA gene encoding single-strand DNA-binding protein (Evidence 1a: Function from experimental evidences in the studied strain; PubMedId: 12682299, 14762004, 16549871, 10072765, 25138221, 26001966, 28575448; Product type f: factor), translating to MLNRVVLVGRLTKDPELRYTPNGAAVATFTLAVNRTFTNQSGEREADFINCVTWRRQAENVANFLKKGSLAGVDGRLQTRNYENQQGQRVFVTEVQAESVQFLEPKNGGGSGSGGYNEGNSGGGQYFGGGQNDNPFGGNQNNQRRNQGNSFNDDPFANDGKPIDISDDDLPF from the coding sequence ATGCTTAACCGAGTTGTATTAGTCGGAAGACTGACAAAAGACCCAGAGCTTCGTTATACGCCAAACGGTGCGGCTGTTGCTACGTTTACTCTTGCTGTGAATCGTACATTTACGAACCAGTCCGGAGAACGTGAGGCCGATTTCATTAATTGTGTCACTTGGAGAAGACAAGCCGAAAACGTTGCAAACTTCTTGAAAAAAGGAAGCCTTGCAGGCGTAGATGGCCGTTTACAAACAAGAAACTATGAAAACCAGCAAGGACAGCGTGTCTTCGTGACAGAGGTCCAAGCTGAAAGTGTTCAATTTCTTGAGCCGAAAAACGGCGGCGGTTCTGGTTCAGGTGGATACAACGAAGGAAACAGCGGCGGAGGCCAGTACTTTGGCGGAGGCCAAAATGATAATCCATTTGGGGGAAATCAAAACAACCAGAGACGCAATCAGGGGAACAGCTTTAATGATGACCCATTTGCCAACGACGGCAAACCGATTGACATCTCGGATGATGATCTTCCATTCTAA
- the rpsF gene encoding ribosomal protein S6 (BS9) (Evidence 1a: Function from experimental evidences in the studied strain; PubMedId: 12682299, 14762004, 19653700, 26447183; Product type s: structure) — MRKYEVMYIIRPNIDEESKKAVIERFNNVLTSNGAEITGTKDWGKRRLAYEINDFRDGFYQIVNVQSDAAAVQEFDRLAKISDDIIRHIVVKEEE; from the coding sequence ATGAGAAAGTACGAAGTTATGTACATTATCCGCCCAAACATTGACGAAGAGTCTAAAAAAGCAGTTATCGAGCGTTTCAACAACGTTCTGACTTCTAACGGTGCGGAGATCACTGGAACAAAGGATTGGGGTAAACGTCGTCTTGCTTACGAAATCAACGATTTCCGCGACGGTTTCTACCAAATCGTAAACGTTCAATCTGACGCTGCGGCAGTTCAAGAATTTGACCGTCTAGCTAAGATCAGTGACGATATCATTCGCCACATTGTTGTTAAAGAAGAAGAATAA
- the engD gene encoding potassium-dependent informational ATPase interacting with 70S ribosome; ROS stress regulator (Evidence 2a: Function from experimental evidences in other organisms; PubMedId: 12837776, 16014871, 18713637, 21527254, 22995830, 26018081, 26160547, 26912459; Product type e: enzyme), giving the protein MALTAGIVGLPNVGKSTLFNAITQAGAESANYPFCTIDPNVGIVEVPDDRLQKLTELVNPKKTVPTAFEFTDIAGIVKGASKGEGLGNKFLSHIRQVDAICHVVRAFSDDNITHVSGKVDPIDDIETINLELILADMETVEKRITRVSKLAKQKDKDAVFEFEILSKLKEAFESEKPARSVEFTEEQQKLVKQLHLLTSKPILYVANVSEDEVADPSGNENVAKIREYAAGENAEVIVVCAKIESEIAELEGEEKQMFLEELGIQESGLDQLIKASYSLLGLATYFTAGEQEVRAWTFKKGMKAPECAGIIHSDFERGFIRAETVAYEDLLAGGGMAGAKEAGKVRLEGKEYVVQDGDVIHFRFNV; this is encoded by the coding sequence ATGGCTTTAACAGCTGGAATTGTTGGTTTGCCGAACGTCGGAAAATCAACACTATTTAACGCAATTACACAGGCCGGTGCCGAATCAGCCAACTACCCGTTCTGTACAATTGATCCGAACGTGGGAATTGTAGAGGTGCCGGATGATCGTCTGCAAAAGCTGACTGAGCTGGTCAACCCGAAGAAGACTGTGCCGACTGCTTTTGAATTCACTGATATTGCAGGGATTGTAAAGGGCGCATCTAAAGGAGAAGGACTCGGCAACAAGTTCCTATCTCATATTCGCCAAGTTGACGCGATTTGCCACGTTGTCCGTGCTTTTTCCGATGACAACATTACACACGTTTCCGGAAAGGTTGATCCGATTGATGACATTGAAACGATCAACCTTGAGCTGATCCTCGCTGATATGGAAACAGTTGAAAAGCGGATTACACGCGTCAGCAAGCTTGCGAAGCAAAAAGATAAAGACGCTGTATTTGAGTTTGAGATTTTATCTAAACTGAAAGAAGCGTTTGAGAGTGAAAAGCCTGCTCGATCTGTAGAATTCACTGAAGAGCAGCAAAAGCTTGTGAAGCAGCTCCATTTACTGACTTCGAAGCCTATTTTGTACGTGGCCAACGTAAGTGAAGATGAAGTTGCTGATCCATCTGGCAATGAAAATGTAGCGAAGATTCGCGAGTACGCTGCCGGCGAAAACGCAGAAGTTATCGTTGTGTGTGCAAAAATCGAATCTGAAATCGCTGAGCTTGAAGGCGAAGAAAAGCAAATGTTCTTGGAAGAGCTGGGCATTCAAGAATCAGGTCTTGATCAGCTGATCAAAGCGTCTTACTCTCTTCTCGGCCTCGCAACATATTTCACAGCCGGAGAACAGGAAGTCAGAGCTTGGACATTCAAAAAAGGCATGAAAGCCCCTGAGTGTGCAGGAATTATTCATAGTGACTTTGAGCGGGGCTTCATTCGTGCTGAGACAGTTGCTTATGAGGATCTTCTTGCGGGCGGCGGTATGGCAGGAGCTAAAGAGGCAGGAAAAGTCCGCCTTGAAGGGAAAGAATATGTGGTCCAAGACGGAGATGTTATTCATTTCCGATTTAATGTATAG
- the yyaE gene encoding putative oxidoreductase (molybdoenzyme) (Evidence 3: Putative function from multiple computational evidences; PubMedId: 17114254, 20817769; Product type e: enzyme), whose product MSKVHQSACPLNCWDSCGFLVTVDDGKVTKVDGDPNHPITEGKICGRGRMLETKTNSPDRLRYPMKKQNGEFVRISWEQALDEIADKLREIKETSETTAVLHSHDYANNGLLKALDQRFFNGYGGVTEIVGSICWGSGIEAQSWDFGRSYGHGPLDIYNSKHVVVWGRNVSRTNMHLYHHLQQVKKKGATITVIDPIFNPTAKLADRYISVKPGMDGWLAAAVLKVLIEMGRTDETFISEHSVGFDDVKELLKTVSLEEFIVKTETSMEELEYLAGLYADGPVSTFMGLGMQRYKNGGGTIRWIDALVAASGNVGIKGGGANFGNVQIGESFAKTKLTLPELKTTSRSFSMMTQAEEVLTAADPAIEMIIVTCGNPLTQVPNTNKVRQAFEKVPMTVAIDSIMTDTAELCDYVLPTATVFEEEDIYYSSMYHHYVQYGKKLVEPQGEAKSDSWIWSELAKRLGFGELFEYSTQEFLEMGLSSLEAEDVTLERLKEKGHLPLPVKQVPWDDYQFLTPSGKFEFTSSLAEQKGFSGSLQLNVPEESVFHNEELAGKYPYTLLSIHPQRSNHSQHVPFIEKLQHVQVDISPDIAAGQDLQDGDEVVIFNDRGSMKGKVKVMKQAHAKTINIDEGMWAAFGGSVNALTNDTNSDNGMGSTLFDCLVGLKKA is encoded by the coding sequence ATGAGCAAAGTGCATCAGTCGGCATGTCCGCTGAATTGTTGGGACAGCTGCGGCTTTTTGGTGACTGTTGATGATGGAAAGGTAACAAAAGTGGACGGAGATCCAAACCATCCGATTACGGAAGGTAAAATCTGCGGCCGCGGCAGAATGCTTGAGACAAAAACAAATTCGCCTGATCGGCTTCGCTATCCAATGAAAAAACAAAATGGCGAGTTTGTGCGGATTTCTTGGGAGCAGGCACTTGATGAAATTGCCGATAAACTTCGGGAAATCAAGGAAACGTCGGAGACGACTGCTGTTTTGCACAGCCATGATTATGCGAATAACGGTCTGTTAAAAGCGCTTGATCAGCGTTTTTTTAATGGATATGGCGGCGTGACCGAAATCGTCGGAAGCATATGCTGGGGCTCCGGTATCGAGGCGCAAAGCTGGGATTTTGGCCGTTCGTACGGTCACGGACCGCTTGATATTTACAACAGCAAGCATGTTGTTGTGTGGGGAAGAAATGTATCAAGAACAAATATGCACTTATACCATCACTTGCAGCAGGTGAAAAAGAAGGGCGCCACGATTACGGTGATTGATCCGATCTTCAACCCGACTGCTAAGCTTGCCGACCGCTATATCTCTGTAAAGCCTGGAATGGACGGCTGGCTTGCGGCAGCCGTTTTGAAGGTTCTGATTGAGATGGGAAGAACGGATGAAACGTTTATTTCTGAGCATTCTGTCGGTTTTGATGATGTGAAAGAGCTTTTGAAGACCGTTTCTCTGGAAGAGTTTATTGTGAAAACAGAAACTTCTATGGAGGAGCTGGAGTATTTGGCAGGTTTGTATGCTGATGGTCCGGTGTCTACTTTTATGGGGCTTGGCATGCAGCGATATAAAAACGGCGGGGGAACGATTCGTTGGATTGATGCACTTGTGGCGGCAAGCGGAAATGTCGGAATTAAGGGCGGCGGCGCGAATTTCGGAAATGTCCAGATTGGTGAGAGCTTTGCAAAAACAAAGCTGACGCTGCCGGAATTAAAAACAACATCCCGTTCTTTTTCAATGATGACACAGGCTGAAGAAGTGTTGACCGCTGCTGATCCTGCGATTGAGATGATTATTGTGACGTGCGGAAATCCGCTGACTCAGGTGCCGAATACAAATAAGGTGAGACAAGCATTTGAAAAGGTTCCAATGACGGTCGCGATTGATTCCATTATGACGGATACCGCAGAGCTGTGTGATTATGTTTTGCCGACTGCCACTGTTTTTGAAGAAGAAGATATCTACTATTCCAGTATGTATCATCATTATGTTCAGTACGGGAAGAAGCTTGTGGAGCCGCAGGGTGAAGCGAAATCGGACAGCTGGATCTGGTCAGAGCTTGCAAAACGTCTTGGGTTTGGCGAGCTGTTTGAATACAGCACTCAAGAATTTTTAGAGATGGGGCTTTCTTCATTGGAAGCAGAGGATGTGACACTTGAGCGTTTAAAAGAAAAAGGCCACCTCCCTCTTCCAGTAAAACAGGTGCCGTGGGATGATTATCAGTTTTTGACGCCGAGTGGAAAATTTGAATTTACTTCGTCGCTAGCTGAGCAAAAAGGATTTAGCGGCTCGCTTCAATTAAATGTGCCCGAAGAATCTGTTTTCCATAATGAGGAGTTAGCTGGAAAGTACCCTTATACGCTCTTATCCATTCATCCGCAGCGTTCCAATCATTCACAGCATGTGCCGTTTATTGAAAAGCTTCAGCACGTTCAGGTCGATATTTCTCCAGATATAGCGGCTGGGCAGGATCTTCAGGATGGAGACGAAGTTGTCATCTTTAATGACCGCGGAAGCATGAAGGGCAAGGTGAAAGTGATGAAGCAGGCTCATGCGAAGACGATTAATATAGATGAAGGCATGTGGGCGGCTTTTGGAGGGTCAGTCAATGCACTGACAAATGATACAAATTCTGATAATGGAATGGGAAGTACGCTTTTTGACTGTTTAGTAGGCTTGAAAAAAGCATAA
- the yyzM gene encoding putative nucleic acid binding protein (Evidence 3: Putative function from multiple computational evidences; PubMedId: 21348639, 22333191, 27435445; Product type f: factor) — protein sequence MADKDFGLNDIVEMKKPHPCGANSWKIIRMGMDIRIKCEGCSHSVMIPRREFERKLKKVLVKHEEPTS from the coding sequence TTGGCGGATAAAGACTTTGGCCTGAATGATATCGTAGAAATGAAAAAACCGCATCCATGCGGAGCGAACAGCTGGAAAATTATACGCATGGGAATGGATATTCGAATTAAGTGTGAGGGATGCTCTCACAGTGTTATGATTCCGAGAAGAGAATTTGAAAGAAAACTAAAAAAAGTACTAGTCAAGCATGAGGAGCCTACTTCATAA